From the genome of Elusimicrobiota bacterium:
GTTCTGTATATGTATAGGCGATAACCTTTGCGCCACTTTTTTTAGCAGTTCTGACAATATCTTCAGGCGTGATATAAAGCGCCGAACTTTCATCAGGCATAATTTTAGAAATCTGCCAGTTCTGGCAGAATTTGCATCCGACATTACAGCCGGCAGTTGCGATAGAGAATGCTGCTTCCGACGGCAAAAAATGGAAAAATGGTTTCTTTTCTATCGGGTCAACATTTATTGTACAAGGTCGAGAATATGTAAGTGTATAAAGTTTGCCGTCTTTGTTTTCTCGGGTTCTACAGACACCTCGTTGGTTAGGTGCGATTGTGCATCGCCACGGACAAAGCCCGCATTTCACAAAATCGTTCGGTAGTTTTTCATAAAACTGTGCTTCTTTTGGCAGCACTTTTGTATCGTCATATTTCGGAAATCCCTGTGTATAAAGGCAGGTAAAAAGTTGACACGAAATATCATTCCCGAATGGTGCTATCTGGAATCCAGAAAAAAGTAGAAATATAGAAACAAAAAGCACTAACCACCTTTTCTTTTTCATATCTTAAATTATACTCAAAAATGCCAAAAATTGCAAACAAAAAAAATGGCTGTCACCATCTCAGTCATTCTTGTAATTTTATTTATGACTCTAATGATTCTTATCTTTTTAACCCTACTTCGTTAAGTGTATCTTTAACTGATGGGATATTCAATAAGGTGTCATTACGAGCCGAAGGCGTGGTAATCTCAATACTAAAGACGAAATTGCTTCGGTTCCACCTCGCAATGACAATTTCAACTTAACGAAGTAGAATTAATATATCCTTAATAAAAAGAATATATTTCCGTTTCATAAATAAACCACATTCCGTAAAATATTTTTTTTCAATTCCCGTCGGATATCTTCTTTTGGGACAACTTCCGTTTTAACCCCCAAAATATCTTCCAGAAATATTTCCAATCCCGCTAGTTTTAGAAGGCTTATGGCCTCGTTAAAACTAACCAGAATATCAATATCGCTTCTTGGGGTTTGTGTGTTCCTGACATATGAACCAAAAACACCAATTTTTTTGACTTTATATTTGTCGTGCAATTCAGTTTTATGTGCTTGTATTATTTTTTTGATTTCGTTGAGGGTTTTCATAACAAAAATTATAGCAAAAAAACCTAAAAAGTCAATAAAAAAATGACCCTACCACCTGTCTGCAAAACAAAGTTTTGCTATTGTAAAAAGACAGATGGCAGGGTGACCATTACCACCCCAGCCCGGCGTTGGAACAGAATTTGGGACAGGTTCTTGGATGAATTGCCATTCTGAAAATCAGTGTATCATTTTATCTTGCTACGAAATCTATTGTCATTGTCACACAAGTTTGAAAATTTCAAGTCAGGCACCAT
Proteins encoded in this window:
- a CDS encoding nucleotidyltransferase family protein produces the protein MKTLNEIKKIIQAHKTELHDKYKVKKIGVFGSYVRNTQTPRSDIDILVSFNEAISLLKLAGLEIFLEDILGVKTEVVPKEDIRRELKKNILRNVVYL